DNA sequence from the Labrus bergylta chromosome 13, fLabBer1.1, whole genome shotgun sequence genome:
CTGTTGATCCaaagctgatttttgtttttgttaactcGATTTAAGCATTGAAGCTTTGTTCAGCCAGGTTGTGCTTCATTAATATGAGCCAGATATGAGCATGTGAGTATCAAAATTGCTTTTTATTGGGGTTAGGGTTGTTCCGATATCAATGATATTTCTTTAAGGAAGCATTGTAGGCAGTATTAGTGAATTGTGCAGCATTCTGACACAATGATTTGTTGGTGTCACCAAATATCAAATGGTTTTATTATTTGCCTAAACAGCTGACAACATAGCAATAATATAGTACAGCCACCACTAGCTACTATTACTATTACTATTACAGTGGCAATTAAAAACTGATTTCAGAGACATTTTCATGTGATAGTAAACAACAGCAGCTACTACTAGCCTGAGTCTGTAACATTAGAAAAAGATAGAAAACTGTCACCAAGCATTTTCCTGTCAAACATGTTATTATTGtatttaaaccttttaaaaaaatgaaattatgtaATATAGTTTCTTGTTGAAAACCAGATATTTGGCAGAAACAAGACATTAGGAGAGGTCACTAGCTGAACTGCTGCTAAAAATTGGCCTTAGCcaagtaaattaaaaacaacataagcTAACATTTCTTCATTGAACTTAAGTTGTAAATATGCTAGAAATCCAATTCATACTGGGTCTGTAGAATACAgctatttaaaaataacatgCAATCGTATCGGATGGGTTCTCCATTTTGGAAATACTCAGACCAGGGAATAAGAATTGTTAATAGTAATGTATAAAACATCTCTTCTCGCTGTAGCAACAATAGCAAGTTGTTGCAACATTGACTATACCATGTGAACCAATCGTAGCTCAATTTCGCCACAGCTTGTGTGTCTGTACACTGCAAAACTGAAATATTGGCAAGTGTTTATCTTATTGCTTGTCAACAATATCTCAATGCACTTTTTATAAGCTGGATATTTAAAGCAAAACATAAGGCCTAAGTTGCACGTaataagcaacaacaaagaaatctgcCGATGAGATAAGACAATTTAACTTGTTGAGTGTCTTAAAATGAGATATATCTAAATTAAGATATATACAGCTTATTTCAAGACCCTCATCAAGTAAAATGGTCTTGTCCCATTGGCAGATTTTTTGCTAATCACAAACAATGTAGGCCTCATTTTTTGCTCTTACATCTTATCTTTGATGTAAGACGTTTGTTTGGACTTGTCAGATATAAATGTATTGAGATATTTTTCACGAGACATTAGACAACAACATTTGCTAAGATTCAAGGTTTTTGCAGTGTATGCACTGCAAAAATTAGCAGCCTGTGTATGCCTTTGTGATAAGTCATGTCTCATGGGAGACCATTCTGCCTTTAAGTACTAATAAAGGTAGGGTTTCCATAACATGATGAAGCCTCCTCCAGGCTATAAATCTCTTCTTCCCAGTCATTTGAATAGTGAGCTGGTCCTGCTAGATGTTATCCCCCCCTTGAAGTTCAAACTCATGGTAAATGACTTCCTTGTTCCTGTGCAATCTTTTTTGACTATGGTGTTGAAAACCAGGTGACTTGCCCTCGGGCGAGGCTTTATAAAGTCACATCCTGCATGCTGCATGAGATCCTTGTGGGCTAGCCTGGGTGTCTCAGACTTATGCCTAAGAGGTTTATCAGCTCGTGCCTCGGAGATTAGTCAGCGCTTACTATCAGGATGATTCCGCTTCAAACTGTTCTTTTCAAGCCAATTCAGTGGCTACTCACCTCCTTTTTCAAAATGCCATGCCAGAAATGAAAACCTTGCCAGAGTGCTTAAATGAAtacataactttatttaaataaatgctttgtcataacaaaaaaaaagacaaaggttAAAAGAGTACATAAATTACAAGTTGAATAAATATTACACAGTGATATTCACTTTAATAATTTgagattttttgtcttttttcttatttgttttatgttgttccAAATACTGACCATTTTGTTTCCCACTATCCTCCTGCCACCGATGGGTATATTTCACAAGCCAGTGAACACCAAATTATGCGAACCAATTGTATTGTCTCATTACATCCAGAAAGTGTTATGTACTCAGAAAGATAGCTGTACTGTCGTAACTGTGCTACTCTATTATGTAATGTGAATATGAGTTTTAAACCAAGTAGGAGATGTGAAACCTGAGGAAGACACTGCCTTTCAGTAGGTGTGGGGAACAGAAAGTCACTGAAATGACTTTGTTAGAGCCTGAACCTCAACCTGTTATccagacaaaagaaacaaataccTGGAACAGTGAAGTATTCACATATACTATGTATGAATGGTTCCGGATATTCCATGTTTCATTGCTTTTTGGCTCAAAAGAGTATCAAATCAAAGTGAAACTTGATACTCTGCTGCTGGTACTAGTGTTACATTCCCCAGATTTCCATGACTCCTGGTAACTGTCTTGCTAACTGTTTCTAATGTCATGCAATTGGTGACCCCGTTGAGGGGAAGTGGCTAGGCCCTGATTATGACCGCTGCCCATGGCGCTTGcgtttcctcttttcctctctcctctatcCATTTTTCCCCCCTTACTACCTTTACTCTCATCTCTGTGCAATTGGCCATAAGAACTTCTCTAGCTGTGTTActtttgatctatttttttcccTAAAAGATGTTGCTGTAAAGGAGGTCCCAGGCATGGGCTGCAAAGCCCCTGTCGACAAATATTACCTCAAAGCACCACCTTTGAATGGTAAGCACAAGATAACACAACATTTAGCttttgtggctgtttttttttttttttgtaatctttTTTGTTCCACTAACTTCATGATACCACATCGTAGGACGTCGTTGTGTGTCAATATCAAAAGTGAGTAACTGAAATAAGTgcaagctgctttttttttttttttcgaaagtgGTAGTGGGGATTTCGGTGTTGGACGTGGGGCAAGGAGAATTGATAATATATATTCACAACTAGAGGCCATTTAGGATgtgatttctcttttgttgCAGCAAAGGAAAATGCTTGATAAACCTCCAACCATCCGTTAGGCCTCCCCTCTCTGGCAATCATATACATTGGCATTCACATGAAAAAAGCAAGAGTCTTAGCTTATtggttttcaaagaaaaaagagggagtCCCTCACACACCATTCTTGTCCAGGAATTGCCCCGAGGTACAGGCAGAGATAATAAATGCTTTTGCAATTTGTTGCTGATACCATTTACAGGATCTACCACATTCAATGTTCTTCTTTCAATAAGAACTAAACCGACACCCCTTGATCGATGTATCAAGTATCAGCTCCAGCAAAGGGCTGTCTGAGAAAGGAAATCGCCCCATAGGATATCCATGTCACTTTCacgtcactatttaaatgtatttgcatGTAGGAAGGCACTGTGACTTGCACACAGAGAGAACAACTCTAGTTAAATGACCCTGTTATAACCTGTAACCTTTTTGTTCTGATCATGCCCCCCTTTAGATGTAGGAAGATAACCTTTGCAATGGGGGCACGAAGCAAGAAGGGTTCAGAGGGTTAGCTTCTTTGACTGCCCTGACATCAAATGACTCAGGGTCATTCTCCCGACAGGCTACAAGGACCTATTCAAATTCTTTACAGGctaaaatcttcttttttttatgttccaaGCACAATTACATTGTTGTCATACTATGTTTCTACAGGAAAACAACATTcaataactatatttaaaagTAATGTAATACACCATGGTTACACTGTAGTAGCAGTACTGAGGGGAAACCACTTGATCAAGGAACATGGCTCAAAAGTGGGCGGTCTTTACTTCACTGAAGGcaaagaaaacagcacaaacaaaacCATACAAAACTACACTTCACACAACTGAATCAGAGAAGCAACTGGCCTGACTGGCAAGTTTCGATTATGCACTCAACTCGAAAAAGATCGAAGTCCAACTTGAGTCCCGTCAGTTAAGCTGAAAACACTTTATTTCACCGGTAGAGTCAGCGCTCTCTAAGCTCTGTGTCGCCCTGCATGGCAGTGTCTGTTTAAATAGGCACAGTTGGCATATCAGGCTAGCTTCATTGTCGAAGAGCCACTTACATAGGTTCATCTGTGACGATCTGCTTACTCTTTTGTTTCCAAACACTCTGTGTCCCGAGACATACTTTACATCGGTTATAGAGAAGGCCAGCCCCAAGACCACTTCAAGCGCTGGCAATACTTGTTGtgacaaaatcaaacaaaagagaaagaaaaaaaaaaaggacattctTTTTGTAATAGGCTCACTCCGTCGTACACCAACACCGGCTGatacataacacacacaaactgtatacatacacacattcatgcacgcGTCATTTTGTGAAGATACACATTTCTAAACAGGATCCCCTATTAATAAGTGCTCTGACAGAACCACATATCCAGATAGAGTCAACTGTTACAGCATTTCCCTATcgattgtttctttttttttcttttggaaaacagacaaaaaaccAAATTACTCTGCCAATCGTCAGTTCCACAGTGGCATCATGTTCTGATCTGTTTTCAACCAATGTGcctgattattttttgtttcctcacaattactttttgtttttcttaacctGACATCAAACAAAGTGTTGTGTTGAAACCCCTCGGCTTCTATAAAAATATATCCATTGTGTGCATATATTTTCATGGATCTGCAGCCAGCGATCCCGCCTCATACAAGGGGTCCCATGAGCGACAGTCAAGGGATCTAGCAAAATCTTCTGGGACTTTTACCCTCATTCTGAGATGAGTGCTTGGTcaacaacagaaaagagaagaagaaaaagttacAGGTGTCTTTTTTTCAGCCTGTCCTTTCGTTCGTATTTTTTTCgtccttttttttcaatttgaaaaaacaaaactcttgaAGTGTACAGAGGGCGGAGCATTCAGGTGTGGTTCAGAGAGGAGGCGTAGGCCCTGGGTCACGTGGTGatttggggtgggggggtaggGGTCGATGGTGGTCCTCCCCCATTCACtcgttgttgctgctgctgctctcaaGGTCTTTACACTGAATGTCCCCTCCGCTGTAGTCCGTGCCAGGGAGCTGAACACCATACTTGTCCACACACCAGCAGATGCCTCGTTTGCGTCCGCGGGATGGCTTGCACTGTGGGCAAGAAACCAAGATATTAGCGTTCATGACAACAGCGACTACTAAAGTGGGGAGTTGTTAAACTGTAGTAACTGGCAAGCTAAAGTCCAATacataaagaagaaacatgCTATCATTAGTTGGTCACAGTTGTGACAACAAATTAGTAAGCACATTTATAGAGCCTTTAGATAGCTAAATGGTTAGCTTGAGATTTAACAAGTTAGCTCACTTTCGAGTCAACCTAGTAACAGACAAAGGTGGAGCTGGCTACCTGTCAATCAACTCAGCCACATCCCTTACgcaaatgtatgaataactCTTGAGCTAACCCTAATacaatcaaaatggatgagttatttaaaaaaatcttcctctgtaaatgtgtacCAATAGAGAAATGAGCTATGCAGATCAAATTCGATTTTtgaaccaggttgtaaacatgctTTATTTTGCATTACTGTAATGGTTTCATTTATGAGCAATGGAGGTCGCTACTTGCATCATAGTCAACAGTGATGCAAGCGGCTATGGGCCAATGATACACATTTACATGTCAGAGTCCACAAGTATgctaacagttttatttttccacattaaataaatccactagtcaaacatttctctcttcaaatACTTGGTTGACAGAACCTTGCAGTAACCATTTGAGAATCAAATCATCATTTCAACAGGTTCATCAGGGTCATTTTGGCCTTTTGAATCTACCTCACCTGCTTGCGCTTGAAGAATCCTTTCCTGTCACAGTTGGGAAGGTACAAAGACAGAGGCATGACACGAGAAGTATCCTTCATTCCCTGAATGATCCCATCCAGTTTCCTCCTGCATGGTCCCTATAGGGAAAGAGAGCACAGGGTCACGATCCATCATCAGGTCTTTAGAAGTCATCATTTGTTGTGTTCTAACATTTAATGAAACGTCTATGAAGGTTTGGCTTCTTACGAACAGCATGTACTTACAAACTCAGGCTCATGCTTGTCGATGGGCAGGGGGGAATAGTCCATGGAGGAGCCCATGAGGCGCTGCTTGCTCAGCTTCCTCTTCTGCTCCTTGCGAAGGGCGTGGACTTTTTTACTGTTCACAATGTCTTTGGGAAGGAGTGGCACTTTGGCCGGCTGCAGCTCCTCTGTAATCTCTGTGGTTATGGTGTCCTCGTGTTCTCGAGACTCATGATCTGCAGCggggaaaataaaacacagtttgtTAATGTCAAATTTGGAACCAATAATGCAGCACCTGCCTCCTATTAATGCTTTATCCAATAGTTGTGTATAGTGAATTATTGACAGGTTCTTTATAATAGACtaatagaaaatgtattttggcGCAGGATGGAAAGTTGTCCCTGCCCTCTACTGGAAACTAAGAGAAGTGTGAgtagattattttattttaagttctCACTGTATAACAAGCTGTTTACACAACGGTGACACATTTCCACGACATACAGTACTGTAGCAAAAAAATCCCTTTAGACAAACCtaagaaacatttgaatttatttgAGTTGTGATTCTTTCAATAcaggaaatgtgaaataatttttactatttttttgtcttcactaTTTCCTGAGAGAAACATCAGCCTCTTTTGCTGCTTAAGGGGTTAGGATATGTGAAGGCGGTTAGGGGTTAGTTAGGGATTTGGGATTCTGTAAGGGGAAGGCATAGTTCTGGACAGAACGCTACGAGGGGCTCGGGCACTCAGGGGACAATGGGtattaaaaaatacttaaaacctctttaaaaaacacaaaaatatgttcATAAAAGCCCTCTAAACTTATATTGTTGATATAATGTTGATTAAATGAAGGGAAACCAGCCCTCTGTGCAGGGGACACAGACAGAGATCTAGTGTTCATTAAAATCTTCCTGTCTTCTAGGGTCTCTGAAAccatagggttagggttagggggttagggttggggttagggttaggcaTAAAATTGGCATCTccattatttcatatttgtttGATAGCAGTTTAATGCTTAGCAGGAAGCATACAgcagaagagaaaatgtttgctaTAACCAGCTGGCTGCCACAGCTTGAAGCAAGATTGATGAGGGctatgtttgactgaaacaaaacagagtTAAACCAAAACAAGAATGGAAAAGATGCTAAAATGAAGCTAAGAATTTGAAAAGTTcatatgttgtatttttgtttttatgttgccATGTTGTAACTGATGACACCAACTGACCATTGGTTACATATGGAATGATTATATCAAACTTAGCTACATGTAAGAGGctttaaaatgtagtttattggtGTAAACAGTGACTTAAATTCTCTTTTGCGTTGCTCGTTTCAAGTCTATTTACAAGGTTTGATGATTCAACATTCAGTTATTTCATAATGCAACTAGTTGTGAAACTTTATTTGGACGAGAAGTGAAGTCAGGAATGTAAAATGTCTCTGTAAAAGGGTAAACAGTGTCTTTATTacaataattaaatattaaatattcacATTCTGCATAAATCAAGTTCTACAGCTTGTTGCTGTTTTTCGTGGTTTCTCACTAAAGTACAATAGCAGGTGCTTTTCCCAGGGCTTGTGTCACCAACTGTTGCTTTCCTTTTGTTTATAGACGAGATCTGATGACAGCTGATGAACTCTTAGCACCAACACGGGAGTTTGAACAAAGCTTTTCCCACACAGCCAAACATTCCGCTCACTTCTTCTCTACATGTAAGAGTAACGTAATAACTTAACATCCAGTCATGTAAGACACGTTTGAGCTTATTTGGATTGAAAGAAAGAGGTGACAACAGTCTACAACCAACAACTTCTccagtgtcttttaatgtcctTAATGAAAGGCGAGAAATGTCACAGAAACACCAGGAAGCTCTCAGAGCTCTACAACTTGGGAAAACTACATCACATGTTGCCTACGCCGTGCCTGGAAAATTTGCTAACACGTTATCTGGACTGCTAAACTTGAACAGGGACTGAAGGCCTCCGAGCGTTGTTAACTTTACTGCGATGTGTCCCACATTAAACTGATTCAAATGTCAGACTGAGGAAAATCCAGTGGCTCTGCGGGCTCGTATAAATGCTTGTACATATCTGTCACATCTTATGCACTTATCAACACGGTTCCAGCTCCCCCAGGGGGCACTGCAGTCTCAGAGACCTGAAAGTCCCCTCAAGATAGGAAGTTCACAGGTTGAGGTCTTTTATCCTTAACCTAGCCCCCTCCTCCCACCCCTGGTCCCCTCCTATCTTTGGGGCTCAGCCTCTTAAGCCCGGACCCCCAGCCAGAGGTTCTTTGAGGCCACAGAAAGAAGCCCTCAGCTCCCCCCTTGGCTTAGCAGTACCATAAGTACAGAGTTATTGTGGGGACTTTGCCAGGCCCCAACTGGCCGGAGCGACGGTGCCAGTGGATGACCCTGGTTATATTTATCTGACAAGGAAACCCGCCATGGTGCTCAGGGCCAGACTCACTGAACCAGAGAGGAATGTTGGCTCCTGACTGCAGGCCAACTGCTGCTGAAAGTCAAATCAACTTCCTTACTTGTAAAGTGGCATGAGAGAATAAGTTGGAAAATATGATTTTTAACAAGTCGCCATAACTTCCTCGACTGGCCTGTTAGTACACAGCCACCGCAGAGAAAGGCAGTGAGACGTTACAAGGACACAAGCTCTGAGAAACTGATGTTCAAAGAGCCTGACACAGCATGAGCGTCTGGAGTCTCTGGGAGGGGAAGGCGGAAGGgtgaaggggagggggagagggcgATGGGGTAGGGTGATTACCAGAATTGGGTCTTTGGCTTCTGCGCTGCACTACCGTCTCTTTGAAATTAATCTCACAACTCATGACTTGGCAGGCCTTGGTTTGTGTTTAGATATGTCCTTGTGTCTCCCCCGCTCAGACTACGAGGCTATGACTcgctataaataaatatgtcaaaCAAGCATTCCTATGTACACCATGCATGTGACCACTGTGGAAAAactctttatttctgctgtacaGACCAATAGTTTCTCAGggcatttgattaaaatgccACATATTTGGCAATGAAATATGCCCTCGAAAATAAGGACTGTGTTTTTTAACGTGCATTCTTGTTTCATGTGTAATCGCATTTGAGCATATAAATGGCCAGATTAAGATTGGTCTAAGCCATGAGACAATTATATTCTCCTTAAAAGTCAGTCACTTTGCAAAATATGTCTCTTCAGAGTATTTTGAGGAGAAACATGGGATAGAAAAGGTTATTCATCAGCATTGTAGCTTTTATTGAGACAGCTTCTTTGCTCCTGCAGTCACAAAATCACAAGATTCATCTTTTCTGAAGTGGGCTCTTCGCTTCAGCCACAATACTCAGTTTTTCCATGCTCAGGGTATCCAGCTTGTAAAGGAGGCTTAGAGGGTCTGTGTTTAACTCCTGAAACGTAGCCAAGATGCTGGCAACGAGCCAAGTGAGCCAAGTCATGTGCAGCTCTTCCATTCAGCCGAGCCCAAAGCTCTGctgccatctctctctctttttctctctctctctctttctgctcaaGCTTAAGATTTCATTAGGACGAGAGGAGTGGAGTAGCCAAAGGAGGTGCACCTGATACTTCTCTGTTTAAAAATTAACATCTGCACACAATTATGCTTCATGAATATCCCAAGTTTCTTACAGGCAACAGTCCAAGCATGAAAGATAAGCTACCTCTTCAGATTTCTTCCCTCCTCTGCATCTTTAAGACCATAATAATAGCGTTTAGACTGCAAAAAAGGCAGAACAATAGATCCCCCCACCTTTCATTTGATTTCCCAGCATCACAACCACATATGTTATGTCCTGCCTTTGACTAAGTCTGAAATTACACCTTTACAAAATGTAAGAGAGTGGTGAATAGAGGTGCTGTTTAAtctcaagggggggggggggggggggaggacaaGATAATGTAGGGATAACTGGGCCTGAGGGACTGTGTCATATAAAGCACAACATAAGTAAACCATCCGTCAGGCTCAGGCTGCCTCTGCTACTTAATATTTGAAAGCAAGGCCATGGCCTGATAACCCTGCAGTTTCTGGAGCAGAAAAGGAGGTATGAACTAACCTGCAGAGTCATGCAAACCCTGGGTATATGTGTGTAGAAGCACAAACAATAGTTCGAAATGAACACTTAAATattggttaaataaaaacacttttcaaactTGCAGCACTGTTAGGATTTTGGTGTTTGAGAGAATTTGCAGATAAAAGGTACAAGGTATCAGTGGAGACACAAGCTTTGCACATGACTTGGCAATGCACAAAGGCTGGTTACATGAGAAGACTGAGTCTGATGACTGAATAATGTTCCCTTCAAACGCAGTTTAGAGAAGGAAGAAAATATGAACGTGTCCATGAGTTGGTTTGAGCACCCCCAAGTGTAAGGGATTTATGTTTTGACCCCAATGTCCTGTAGTTTGGCTGGAATTTGTTGTTCTAAAAATGCAGGAAATAACTCTTCCCATGGTATTGTGCACACAGAATATGTTCAATGCAATCAAAAAGTTTCCTGCTTTTCTGAATGCATGGTATAAATAGCAACAAGAACAATTCAAGGATTGTAAATCGCAAAACAGAGACTTTTGAGAGGATGCAATATCCATCCAAGACGGAAATGCTGCTGTAGGTAAGCAAACCGTCTGAACTGTTTACAGCTTCCGCACTGTAAATAAATTCTCCATTCACACTGAAACTGGACATGAAAAAGGACATTAGCAGATCAAGCACTTCTACTGTACATTCCTAGTTCTGGTCTGAGGTTCAATCCTACATCTGGGTGTGGGTTTGCAACAAGCCACATGG
Encoded proteins:
- the igfbp5b gene encoding insulin-like growth factor-binding protein 5, which gives rise to MFLSFCLLVTFILGLSGCLGSYVPCEPCDQKALSMCPPVPVACQLVKEPGCGCCLTCALSEGQACGVYTGTCVQGLRCLPRSGEEKPLHALLHGRGVCTNEKGYKPAHPPIDHESREHEDTITTEITEELQPAKVPLLPKDIVNSKKVHALRKEQKRKLSKQRLMGSSMDYSPLPIDKHEPEFGPCRRKLDGIIQGMKDTSRVMPLSLYLPNCDRKGFFKRKQCKPSRGRKRGICWCVDKYGVQLPGTDYSGGDIQCKDLESSSSNNE